The Saccharothrix variisporea genome has a segment encoding these proteins:
- a CDS encoding NAD(P)-dependent oxidoreductase gives MTEAFRRGHDVTRVARSPRPDFVAADATDPAQVARVAAGTDVVISATRPVAGAERDLVVTAKALLEGVRSSGTRLVVVGGAATLRTPNGVLLHEEPDFPADVLPIALACAEQYAVLADEHEVDWTYVSPPASIEPGERTGSYRLGRDDLVVDARGVSAISLEDFAVALLDEVAEPRHRRTRFTVAH, from the coding sequence GTGACCGAAGCGTTCCGGCGCGGGCATGACGTCACGCGGGTCGCGCGCTCGCCCCGGCCGGACTTCGTGGCGGCCGACGCGACCGACCCCGCCCAGGTGGCTCGGGTGGCCGCCGGCACCGACGTGGTGATCAGCGCGACCCGGCCGGTGGCCGGTGCCGAGCGGGACCTGGTGGTCACGGCCAAGGCGTTGCTGGAAGGCGTGCGGTCGAGCGGGACCCGGTTGGTCGTCGTGGGTGGCGCGGCCACCTTGCGGACGCCGAACGGGGTGCTGCTGCACGAAGAACCCGACTTCCCGGCCGACGTCCTGCCCATCGCCTTGGCCTGCGCCGAGCAGTACGCGGTGCTCGCGGACGAGCACGAGGTGGACTGGACGTACGTGAGCCCGCCGGCGTCGATCGAGCCGGGCGAGCGGACCGGGTCCTACCGGCTGGGCCGGGACGACCTGGTCGTCGACGCCCGGGGTGTTTCCGCCATCTCGCTGGAGGACTTCGCCGTGGCGCTGCTGGACGAAGTCGCCGAGCCTCGCCACCGGCGGACGCGCTTCACCGTCGCCCATTGA